Proteins encoded together in one Chloroflexota bacterium window:
- a CDS encoding GntR family transcriptional regulator translates to MNYTFVTEPLPDRIKEFLFHEIREGRYRAQDRLPAEEAIARELGVSRPSVRDALTSLEKAGFVIRRPGVGTFINRKVLKIAARLDIEKEFWDLLLDNSYKPEVILLELAIEKASPKVTERLELPPEAEVLKTEKVWLADGVPAIYCIDRVPTAIVRREYDLAQLKEPIFTFLEQVCGETVSYEITEIIPEVARDRLAEIFQCPSGTPIQIFEEVGFNENDIAILYSEEFYAPKLLRFKVVRTKV, encoded by the coding sequence ATGAACTACACCTTTGTGACTGAACCCTTGCCAGATCGCATTAAGGAGTTCCTGTTCCACGAGATAAGAGAGGGACGCTACAGAGCGCAGGATCGTTTGCCGGCTGAGGAGGCCATCGCCAGGGAATTAGGGGTCAGTCGGCCATCTGTTAGGGATGCCCTCACCTCCCTGGAGAAGGCTGGCTTCGTTATACGACGACCAGGGGTAGGAACGTTCATCAACCGTAAGGTGCTTAAGATCGCGGCCCGCCTCGATATAGAGAAGGAGTTCTGGGACCTGCTTCTCGACAACAGCTATAAGCCAGAGGTGATCCTGCTTGAGCTGGCCATAGAGAAGGCGAGCCCCAAAGTGACCGAAAGGCTGGAGCTACCCCCAGAAGCCGAAGTATTGAAGACAGAGAAGGTCTGGTTGGCCGACGGTGTTCCGGCCATCTATTGCATAGATAGGGTTCCCACGGCCATCGTCCGTCGAGAGTATGATCTAGCCCAGCTGAAGGAGCCCATCTTCACCTTCTTAGAACAGGTCTGTGGGGAGACGGTCAGTTACGAAATAACGGAGATAATACCCGAGGTAGCCAGGGATAGGCTGGCGGAGATTTTCCAGTGTCCCTCAGGCACACCGATTCAAATATTCGAAGAGGTCGGCTTTAACGAGAACGATATCGCTATCCTCTACTCTGAGGAGTTCTACGCTCCTAAACTCCTTCGCTTTAAGGTCGTGCGCACTAAGGTCTAA
- a CDS encoding xanthine dehydrogenase family protein molybdopterin-binding subunit: MTTTTSPYRAIAKPIARWDAGPKVQGEAKYAGDLWFEGMLYGAVLRSPHDHAHLLSIDLSGARACPGVVAVLTASDILGRNAFGVMVPDQPILAFEKVRFQGEAIAVIVARTEEIARQALKRIKVSYQMQPAVFDPEIALREDAPLVHSDGNLLSHRQIHVGDINAGFATADLVLEATFRTQTVDHAYLEPEVAVAICNNDQITVWAPSQNPFKDQEQIAQALNLPLEQIRVINPAIGGSFGGKDDIALQIMAALAAYQTRRPVRFVNTREESVLSHPKRHAATLYYKVGATTQGRLTALQATIFANTGAYASFGPGIVALMAEMASGPYHIPHIAVDTYCVYTNCLIAGAMRGFGVPQVNFACESIIDMLAERLSIDPLEIRQRNIWRKGDTTSTGIRLKHEVGLAACLEMAERERRRLAARYKEKSRVDGKRYGFGLACSVMTTGFGFGIPDEATARIDWSAKGGVQLCLGGSEMGQGSVTAMIQIAAEELGLDYDEINVIVADTAQTPKAGTASASRLTYVQGSAVLLAAREAKANLLAEASRILRVQQEGLTYTAGVVWKTTAPEQRLSSEEIVHAAQREGRSVSGIGHFTFPYPAETKDTFGIGLPHVVYSYGTQVAVVEVAPRTGKVIVREISAIHEAGRIINPATAAGQIEGGVLMGVGYALYEEVRRKGEGWVINLSEYIIPTSIDAPEVQAIFVEGEEPTGPFGAKGLGEIGTVATAAAIANAIKDATGVRLQSLPMTAEALFIALQEENLCQ, from the coding sequence ATGACTACGACCACCAGCCCTTATCGGGCGATCGCTAAACCAATAGCACGATGGGATGCCGGACCAAAGGTTCAGGGAGAAGCAAAATACGCTGGCGATCTCTGGTTTGAGGGCATGTTATACGGGGCGGTTTTACGCTCGCCTCACGATCACGCCCATCTCCTTTCCATAGATCTCTCTGGGGCGAGGGCCTGTCCAGGAGTTGTGGCTGTCCTCACTGCCTCAGATATACTAGGGCGGAACGCTTTTGGAGTGATGGTTCCAGACCAGCCGATTCTAGCCTTCGAGAAGGTTAGATTCCAGGGTGAAGCGATAGCTGTCATCGTGGCCAGGACTGAGGAGATCGCCCGCCAGGCACTCAAACGGATCAAGGTCTCATACCAGATGCAACCAGCCGTCTTCGACCCCGAGATAGCCCTGCGGGAGGACGCCCCTCTAGTACACTCAGACGGTAATCTCCTCTCCCACCGCCAGATCCATGTCGGGGACATCAACGCAGGGTTCGCCACAGCCGACCTCGTCCTCGAAGCCACCTTTCGAACGCAAACAGTTGACCACGCCTACCTGGAGCCAGAGGTGGCTGTGGCTATCTGTAATAATGATCAGATCACTGTTTGGGCCCCCTCCCAGAACCCCTTCAAGGACCAAGAGCAGATCGCTCAAGCACTGAACCTGCCCCTGGAACAAATTCGGGTGATCAACCCGGCTATCGGCGGCTCCTTCGGAGGTAAGGACGATATCGCCTTACAGATAATGGCCGCTCTGGCAGCTTACCAGACCCGCAGGCCGGTTCGTTTCGTCAACACTAGAGAGGAATCTGTTCTCTCACATCCCAAGCGACACGCTGCCACCCTCTATTACAAAGTTGGGGCCACAACTCAAGGGCGTCTGACAGCTCTGCAAGCGACCATCTTCGCCAATACCGGCGCTTACGCCTCCTTCGGTCCAGGCATCGTCGCCCTTATGGCGGAGATGGCTAGTGGGCCCTATCATATCCCCCACATCGCCGTGGATACCTATTGCGTTTACACGAACTGCCTCATCGCCGGGGCCATGCGCGGCTTTGGTGTCCCGCAGGTCAATTTCGCTTGTGAGAGCATCATTGATATGCTGGCCGAGAGGTTGAGTATCGATCCTCTGGAGATTCGCCAAAGGAACATCTGGCGGAAGGGAGATACCACTTCTACCGGTATTCGGTTGAAACATGAGGTCGGACTCGCTGCCTGCCTGGAGATGGCTGAGCGTGAGCGAAGGCGATTGGCAGCTCGCTATAAGGAGAAGAGCAGAGTCGATGGTAAACGCTACGGGTTCGGTCTGGCCTGCTCCGTAATGACGACGGGCTTTGGCTTCGGTATCCCGGATGAGGCCACAGCCAGGATCGACTGGTCGGCGAAGGGCGGGGTACAGTTATGCTTGGGAGGCTCAGAGATGGGGCAAGGCTCGGTTACGGCGATGATCCAGATAGCGGCCGAAGAGCTGGGCCTGGACTACGACGAAATAAACGTGATCGTGGCTGATACGGCGCAGACGCCAAAGGCTGGCACGGCCTCAGCCTCACGATTGACCTACGTCCAGGGCTCAGCCGTTCTCCTGGCCGCACGTGAGGCCAAAGCGAACTTGCTGGCTGAAGCCTCCAGGATACTCAGGGTACAGCAAGAAGGGCTGACCTACACAGCAGGCGTCGTCTGGAAGACGACTGCCCCTGAGCAACGCCTCTCCAGTGAGGAAATCGTGCACGCAGCTCAACGTGAGGGGCGCTCGGTCTCGGGGATAGGGCATTTTACCTTTCCCTATCCAGCTGAGACAAAGGACACATTCGGAATCGGCCTTCCCCACGTCGTTTATAGTTATGGCACCCAGGTGGCCGTTGTCGAGGTCGCCCCGCGGACGGGGAAGGTGATCGTAAGAGAAATCAGCGCTATCCATGAGGCGGGCCGCATCATCAACCCTGCCACTGCTGCTGGACAAATAGAGGGTGGCGTGTTGATGGGCGTCGGCTATGCCCTGTATGAGGAGGTTCGGCGCAAGGGGGAGGGCTGGGTCATTAATCTCTCAGAATACATCATCCCGACCTCCATCGATGCCCCGGAGGTGCAGGCCATCTTTGTGGAGGGAGAGGAGCCTACTGGACCCTTCGGCGCCAAAGGCTTGGGCGAAATAGGAACAGTGGCTACCGCTGCAGCCATCGCCAACGCCATAAAGGATGCCACCGGGGTACGCCTGCAGTCCCTGCCCATGACGGCTGAGGCGCTTTTCATTGCCCTTCAAGAGGAGAACTTATGCCAATGA
- the thiD gene encoding bifunctional hydroxymethylpyrimidine kinase/phosphomethylpyrimidine kinase, with amino-acid sequence MRTAMSIAGSDSGAGAGIQADLKTFAACGVYGTTVITAITAQNTMAITSVLELSPDLVAAQIEAIVGDIGADAVKTGMLGNASIIEVVAAKIEEHRLTNLVVDPVLVAKTGDQLLQEEAVATLCEQLIPLALVLTPNLSEAAVLVGRELHTRNDRRWAAKELISMGAKNVVIKGGHDPKQANDLFYNGREFREYRARRIQTQHTHGTGCVFAAAIAASLAKGAEVEQAVAIAKKFITKAIEYALPLGHGQGPVDPCYKFWPRGQRS; translated from the coding sequence ATGAGAACAGCTATGAGCATCGCTGGCTCAGACTCAGGGGCAGGCGCCGGCATCCAGGCCGACTTGAAGACGTTCGCCGCCTGCGGTGTTTATGGCACAACCGTCATTACGGCCATCACCGCTCAGAACACCATGGCTATAACATCCGTCCTGGAGCTTTCTCCCGACCTTGTGGCAGCTCAAATTGAGGCCATAGTAGGTGATATTGGGGCTGATGCGGTGAAGACCGGTATGCTGGGGAATGCCAGCATCATAGAGGTGGTAGCGGCCAAGATCGAGGAACACCGGCTAACCAATCTGGTGGTGGATCCGGTGTTGGTCGCCAAGACCGGCGACCAACTCCTCCAGGAGGAAGCCGTCGCCACTCTGTGTGAGCAATTGATTCCCCTGGCGCTTGTTCTTACACCCAACCTGTCTGAAGCGGCCGTGCTGGTGGGCAGGGAGCTGCACACTCGGAATGATAGGCGCTGGGCAGCAAAAGAACTGATATCTATGGGGGCGAAGAACGTGGTCATTAAGGGTGGGCATGATCCGAAGCAGGCCAACGATCTATTCTACAATGGTAGAGAGTTCCGCGAATACCGAGCCAGGCGCATCCAGACACAGCACACCCACGGCACTGGCTGCGTCTTCGCCGCGGCCATAGCTGCCTCCTTGGCGAAGGGAGCCGAGGTTGAGCAGGCTGTAGCTATAGCCAAGAAATTTATTACGAAAGCTATCGAGTATGCTCTCCCTCTTGGTCACGGACAAGGGCCGGTCGACCCCTGCTATAAATTCTGGCCCCGAGGTCAAAGATCATAG
- the ade gene encoding adenine deaminase, translated as MPMIADVVRAALGEVPCDLLLKNCRLVNVYSEEIYQTNIAIKGRYIASICSDEPLPAMETLDCAGLYAIPGLMDAHVHIEATMLTLEALASLIVPQGTTAIFIDPMEIANVAGLEGVRALLAGVQGVPLRLFLEVPSRVPTAPALETTGASLGLSEVQEMLCWKEAVSLGEMDPTKIIPPQEEYLGKIEAARSLRKIVNGHAIGLKGSRLNAYTAAGIADDHECVTAESLIERLRLGLRIMVREGSTERNLSALLRGVQEGHFDYRHLIFCTDDKHASDISSEGHISYNVKKAIKEGVPPTKAIQMATLNIAEHFRLADLIGSITPGRLADIVLVENLRDLKPGYVLVDGRVVAKDGRLVRPLAPSAYPSWLRNTVKLLRPITPQSFILPSDGTEADVRVIALYPDQIINREERATLPVRGGAVRPSPEKDVLKLVVVERYGKNGNVAIAFVRGFGLRKGVLASSVAHDHHNLIAVGCDDEDLAAAINALVEMQGGFVVVKKGKVLASLPLPLAGLMSDQEAETVIAQSQRLNQAAAELGCQLPAPFMTLSFISLPTVPELGITDRGLVDVVQHRIINIRV; from the coding sequence ATGCCAATGATAGCCGACGTGGTCAGGGCAGCCCTTGGTGAGGTGCCCTGTGATCTGCTTTTGAAAAACTGCCGCTTAGTCAACGTTTACTCCGAGGAGATATATCAGACGAATATCGCCATAAAGGGGAGGTATATCGCCAGCATCTGCTCGGATGAGCCGTTGCCAGCAATGGAAACACTTGATTGCGCCGGCTTATACGCCATTCCTGGCCTCATGGACGCTCACGTGCACATCGAGGCGACGATGTTAACCCTTGAGGCGCTAGCCAGCCTGATTGTGCCCCAGGGGACAACGGCCATCTTCATCGATCCTATGGAGATAGCTAACGTGGCTGGACTTGAGGGTGTGCGTGCCCTCCTGGCCGGTGTCCAAGGAGTCCCTCTACGCCTGTTTCTTGAGGTTCCTTCTCGGGTGCCGACCGCTCCTGCCCTGGAAACTACAGGAGCAAGCCTGGGGCTGTCTGAGGTGCAGGAGATGCTATGCTGGAAAGAAGCAGTCAGCCTGGGGGAGATGGATCCCACGAAGATCATTCCTCCTCAGGAGGAGTACCTCGGAAAGATAGAGGCAGCTCGCTCCCTCAGGAAGATCGTCAACGGGCACGCCATCGGACTGAAGGGATCACGACTCAACGCCTATACGGCCGCCGGCATCGCCGACGACCATGAGTGCGTCACCGCTGAGTCGCTGATCGAACGGCTGCGCCTGGGACTGCGGATAATGGTTCGCGAAGGGAGCACGGAACGAAACTTGAGCGCCCTCCTTAGAGGGGTGCAAGAGGGCCATTTCGATTACCGCCACCTGATCTTCTGTACCGATGACAAACACGCTAGCGATATAAGCAGCGAGGGACACATCAGCTATAACGTCAAGAAGGCCATCAAGGAAGGGGTTCCACCAACCAAGGCCATCCAGATGGCTACCCTCAATATTGCCGAGCACTTCCGTCTCGCTGACCTGATCGGCTCCATCACCCCAGGGAGACTGGCCGATATCGTTCTGGTAGAGAATCTGAGGGACCTGAAACCAGGCTATGTGCTGGTTGATGGACGGGTGGTAGCCAAAGACGGCCGTCTGGTGAGGCCATTAGCGCCCTCTGCTTATCCGTCCTGGCTACGGAACACAGTCAAACTGCTGCGCCCGATAACTCCCCAGAGCTTTATCCTCCCCAGCGATGGCACAGAGGCCGACGTGCGGGTAATCGCTCTCTACCCCGACCAGATCATCAACAGGGAAGAGAGAGCCACCTTACCCGTACGGGGTGGGGCCGTACGGCCCTCGCCTGAGAAGGATGTGCTGAAGCTTGTTGTCGTTGAGCGTTATGGAAAGAATGGCAACGTGGCCATCGCCTTTGTCAGAGGTTTCGGTTTAAGGAAGGGGGTGTTGGCTTCTTCGGTAGCCCACGACCACCATAATTTGATCGCCGTCGGTTGCGACGACGAGGACCTGGCTGCAGCCATCAACGCCCTGGTGGAAATGCAGGGTGGTTTCGTCGTGGTGAAGAAAGGAAAGGTCCTGGCCTCTTTACCTTTACCGCTGGCCGGTTTGATGAGCGATCAAGAGGCAGAAACAGTGATAGCGCAATCCCAGCGCTTGAACCAGGCGGCGGCCGAGCTCGGTTGTCAATTGCCGGCCCCCTTTATGACGCTCTCCTTCATCTCTCTGCCCACCGTGCCCGAGCTAGGCATCACGGATAGGGGACTTGTTGATGTCGTCCAACACCGCATTATCAACATCAGGGTATGA
- a CDS encoding ABC transporter ATP-binding protein: protein MRGIVKRFPGILANDHIDLTIKGGEVHGLLGENGAGKTTLMNILYGLYHPDEGKIAVGGQDVRLRSPLDAIQLGIGMIHQHFMLVRPFTVTENIILGLPSSRGPFLDSELAKEQVRSLAERYGLKVDPVARVGQLSVGQQQRVEILSALYRGAEILILDEPTAVLTPQETTELFKMLETMATEGKAVIFISHKLSEIMAITDRITVLRAGRVVATIETSATNKRELARMMVGHELTFAKPERRTSDGETVVEVERLKVRNDRGLVAVNNVSFSIHAGEILGIAGVDGNGQAEMAEALTGMRRVESGRLRINDRDMINLSPREYIAQGVGHIPEDRQKTGLLLNLSVGRNVVLKSFNQRPFSQNGLLSFGTINQFADRVIKNFDIRTPGNNTPVRFLSGGNQQKLILGRELTITSNFLVADQPTRGLDVGATEYVHQQLIKQREAGMAILLISADLEEVLTLSDRIAVMYEGEIIGIIPAEHADMEEIGLMMAGVRHQ, encoded by the coding sequence ATGCGGGGGATCGTTAAAAGGTTCCCCGGTATCCTGGCTAACGATCATATCGACCTGACGATAAAGGGCGGCGAGGTCCACGGCTTGCTCGGTGAGAACGGGGCCGGCAAGACCACGCTTATGAACATACTGTATGGCCTATATCACCCAGACGAGGGGAAGATTGCTGTCGGAGGACAGGACGTTCGCCTCAGATCACCCTTGGATGCTATTCAGTTAGGGATTGGTATGATTCACCAGCACTTCATGCTGGTGCGACCCTTCACTGTCACCGAGAACATCATCCTGGGCTTGCCTTCCTCCAGGGGCCCCTTCCTGGACTCAGAGCTTGCCAAAGAGCAGGTCCGCTCCTTAGCTGAACGGTATGGGCTTAAGGTTGATCCAGTGGCCCGTGTTGGGCAGCTATCTGTTGGACAGCAACAAAGAGTGGAGATCCTGAGCGCTCTTTACCGCGGCGCTGAGATATTGATCCTGGACGAGCCAACGGCTGTCCTGACCCCCCAGGAAACAACGGAATTGTTCAAGATGTTGGAGACCATGGCCACCGAGGGTAAGGCGGTCATCTTCATCAGCCATAAGCTGAGTGAGATAATGGCCATTACTGACCGTATCACCGTACTCCGGGCTGGCAGGGTTGTAGCGACCATTGAGACCTCAGCTACGAATAAAAGGGAATTGGCCAGAATGATGGTCGGACACGAGCTAACCTTCGCCAAGCCCGAAAGGCGTACCAGCGATGGGGAGACGGTGGTCGAGGTGGAGAGATTAAAGGTCCGGAACGATCGGGGGTTGGTGGCTGTGAACAATGTTTCGTTTTCTATTCACGCTGGCGAAATCCTAGGAATTGCTGGTGTAGATGGCAATGGTCAGGCAGAGATGGCGGAAGCCCTCACGGGTATGCGCCGGGTCGAATCTGGCCGCCTGAGGATCAACGATCGGGACATGATCAACCTCTCCCCTAGAGAATACATCGCCCAGGGAGTAGGACATATACCTGAAGATAGACAAAAGACCGGTTTGCTGCTAAATCTCAGTGTGGGTCGCAACGTTGTCTTGAAGAGCTTCAATCAACGCCCTTTCTCTCAAAATGGTTTGCTTAGCTTTGGCACGATCAATCAGTTTGCCGATCGAGTAATCAAGAATTTCGATATCAGAACCCCGGGGAATAACACACCAGTCAGGTTCCTTTCAGGTGGTAATCAGCAGAAGCTGATATTGGGCCGAGAGTTAACGATAACGTCCAATTTCCTGGTGGCCGACCAACCCACGCGGGGACTGGATGTTGGAGCAACGGAATACGTTCACCAACAGTTGATCAAGCAGAGGGAGGCTGGCATGGCTATTCTCCTTATATCAGCCGATCTGGAAGAGGTTTTGACCCTCAGCGATAGGATTGCCGTCATGTATGAAGGTGAGATTATAGGCATCATTCCGGCTGAGCACGCTGATATGGAGGAGATTGGATTGATGATGGCCGGTGTGAGACACCAATAA
- a CDS encoding ABC transporter permease has protein sequence MSVASQTKLTRLGGGIFKGALPPFLSVACALVIGAVLLAIGGNDPVQAYLAMLSGAFGSTDRMAETLVKMTPLLIVGLAVSIPYRAEIWTIGPEGQLVMGAILSTWVGLTLAGLPPLVLLPLTLVAGFVGGAVWGLVPGILRAKLEVNEVITTLMLNYVAIYFLGYLVRGPMMDPHGFNFPQSRLLPASLHLIKIIPGTRLNVAFILALFLMVVLILFWRTTLGFRTEIVGGSRVVAKYAGIDVSWNIIFVMLLSGGLSGIAGWGEIFGIHHRLLDEISGGYGYLGMVIALLGGLHPLGIALASFLFAALVVGGNAMERAVDAPFAVVSVIQGLVILFVLARTIFTLRRSAVAG, from the coding sequence TTGAGTGTAGCGAGCCAAACAAAGTTGACACGGCTAGGTGGCGGTATCTTTAAAGGAGCCCTTCCACCCTTCCTGTCCGTAGCCTGCGCTTTGGTTATAGGGGCAGTCCTATTGGCCATAGGTGGCAACGACCCCGTGCAGGCTTATCTGGCCATGTTAAGCGGGGCCTTCGGCAGCACTGATAGGATGGCCGAGACGCTGGTCAAGATGACTCCTCTCCTTATCGTGGGCCTGGCGGTATCCATTCCTTACAGGGCCGAGATCTGGACGATTGGACCGGAGGGACAGCTGGTTATGGGAGCCATCCTTTCTACGTGGGTAGGGCTCACGCTGGCTGGCCTGCCACCGCTCGTCCTTTTGCCCCTCACCCTTGTAGCCGGCTTCGTAGGAGGCGCCGTTTGGGGCTTAGTCCCCGGTATCCTGCGGGCTAAACTTGAGGTCAACGAGGTCATCACCACGCTGATGTTAAATTATGTCGCCATCTATTTCCTCGGCTACCTCGTACGAGGACCAATGATGGATCCTCACGGGTTTAATTTCCCCCAATCTCGTCTTCTCCCAGCATCCCTTCATCTGATTAAAATTATACCCGGCACACGTCTTAATGTAGCCTTCATCTTGGCCCTCTTTCTGATGGTGGTCCTGATTCTCTTTTGGCGGACGACGCTGGGCTTTCGCACCGAAATTGTGGGGGGAAGCCGAGTGGTAGCCAAATATGCAGGTATCGATGTATCTTGGAACATCATTTTTGTTATGCTCCTCTCCGGAGGTCTCTCTGGTATCGCTGGTTGGGGGGAGATATTCGGTATTCACCATCGTCTGCTCGATGAGATCTCAGGTGGCTACGGCTATCTAGGGATGGTCATCGCCCTTCTCGGGGGATTACACCCCCTAGGGATAGCCTTAGCCTCATTCTTATTTGCTGCTTTGGTCGTTGGGGGTAACGCTATGGAACGAGCAGTGGACGCCCCCTTCGCTGTCGTCAGTGTCATTCAGGGTTTAGTCATTCTCTTCGTTCTGGCCAGGACCATTTTCACTCTCCGGAGGTCTGCTGTTGCTGGATAA
- a CDS encoding BMP family protein, producing MKGRYLSWLVLFLMITSLLLSSCTSASTPTPTATKAASGTKPLKVALILPGRIDDLSWNQAAYEGLRKLKNQMGAAMEMSYVENVYNVTDIEPALRDYAQRGYDLVIGHGFQFQEPIIKVAAEFPKVHFALGTGYKLAPNVGVYDVKLEEGGYLAGVLAASLTKSNKIGVIGGVDVSEIHRGQEAYKYAAKQTKPNIDIMEVYTGDFRDTAKAKEAALRMIDSGADVLWTTGDGVGLGVVQGAKERNTKVIGVVMDQRPLAPDQAVTSVAYDWSISFAEMIDDIKAGTFGNKHYWLTLKNKGLVLSPFNEKLVGKDVISKVEQAREDIISGKIKIPEFKQ from the coding sequence ATGAAAGGACGATATCTATCTTGGCTTGTCCTGTTTCTGATGATAACCTCGCTACTCCTTAGCAGTTGCACGTCTGCCAGTACCCCAACCCCTACCGCAACCAAGGCGGCGAGTGGGACTAAACCACTTAAGGTGGCTCTGATCCTCCCTGGCCGTATCGATGACCTCTCCTGGAACCAGGCCGCCTATGAGGGGTTGCGCAAGCTAAAGAACCAGATGGGGGCGGCTATGGAGATGAGCTATGTCGAGAATGTTTATAATGTAACCGACATAGAACCAGCCCTGCGAGACTATGCGCAGCGTGGTTATGATTTGGTGATTGGGCACGGCTTTCAGTTCCAGGAGCCGATCATTAAAGTTGCCGCCGAGTTCCCCAAGGTTCACTTCGCCCTTGGCACAGGCTACAAATTGGCTCCAAACGTCGGTGTATATGACGTTAAGCTGGAGGAAGGTGGCTACCTAGCTGGCGTCCTCGCCGCCAGTCTGACGAAGTCAAACAAGATTGGTGTGATTGGTGGGGTGGACGTCTCTGAGATTCATCGTGGGCAAGAGGCTTATAAGTATGCTGCCAAGCAGACCAAGCCCAATATTGATATAATGGAGGTCTACACTGGCGACTTCAGGGATACGGCCAAGGCCAAGGAGGCTGCCCTGCGCATGATCGATTCTGGCGCCGATGTCCTCTGGACTACCGGCGACGGTGTCGGACTGGGCGTCGTCCAGGGAGCTAAAGAGAGGAACACTAAAGTCATCGGGGTGGTGATGGATCAGCGTCCTTTGGCTCCAGACCAAGCGGTGACCAGCGTAGCGTACGACTGGTCTATCAGCTTCGCCGAGATGATCGATGATATCAAGGCGGGCACATTTGGCAACAAGCATTACTGGCTTACGCTGAAGAATAAGGGGCTCGTTCTCTCACCGTTCAACGAGAAGCTGGTGGGCAAGGACGTCATCAGTAAAGTGGAACAGGCCAGGGAGGACATCATCTCCGGCAAGATCAAGATCCCCGAGTTCAAGCAATAG
- a CDS encoding ABC transporter permease, with the protein MLDKLLTLSFAVGLLAASIRLAAPILYAALGEIITEQAGILNLGLEGTMLMGALGGFIGTLYTGNLWLGVLSGMLAGIIMGLVMAFMVVTVGANQVVAGIGVTILGTGLSTLLFREIVGIHRLPPTIQPFPDLSFPVLSELSVLGPVLFRHNILVYISFLLVIVTSIILFKTTFGLKVRAVGENPAAADTRGINVYYIRYLSLAIGGALAGIGGAFLSLGYLNTFLPQMTSGRGFIAIAVVIFSRWNPYRALGAALLFGGADALQLGLQAMGVPIRSEILLALPYLLTILVLIGVSRRAEFPSAFTLPYRRGGE; encoded by the coding sequence TTGCTGGATAAGCTCCTCACCTTGAGCTTCGCTGTTGGGCTTCTGGCGGCTAGCATCAGATTAGCCGCACCAATACTCTATGCCGCCCTCGGTGAGATAATTACCGAACAGGCTGGTATCCTTAACCTGGGGCTGGAGGGGACTATGTTGATGGGAGCCCTTGGAGGGTTCATCGGTACGCTTTATACTGGTAACCTCTGGCTCGGCGTATTATCAGGTATGCTGGCTGGTATCATCATGGGGCTGGTGATGGCCTTCATGGTCGTCACCGTAGGGGCTAACCAGGTTGTGGCCGGTATCGGCGTGACTATTCTGGGTACAGGTCTTTCTACCCTCCTTTTCCGGGAGATAGTTGGCATCCATCGGTTACCACCGACAATCCAGCCTTTTCCAGACCTCTCTTTCCCTGTGCTGAGCGAGCTGTCTGTGCTCGGCCCGGTCCTCTTTCGACATAATATCCTTGTCTATATATCATTTCTGCTGGTTATCGTCACCTCCATTATCCTCTTTAAGACAACCTTCGGACTCAAAGTGCGTGCTGTAGGCGAGAACCCCGCTGCAGCCGATACGCGAGGCATCAACGTATATTACATCCGCTACCTCAGCCTGGCTATCGGGGGCGCTCTGGCCGGAATTGGGGGAGCCTTTTTGAGCCTGGGTTATTTGAACACCTTCTTACCCCAAATGACTTCAGGTCGTGGTTTTATCGCCATAGCTGTTGTCATCTTCAGTCGTTGGAACCCATACCGAGCGCTAGGTGCAGCCCTACTGTTTGGTGGAGCCGATGCTCTCCAGCTCGGGCTCCAGGCCATGGGCGTCCCCATCCGGAGTGAGATACTATTGGCCCTGCCCTATCTCTTAACTATACTTGTCCTGATCGGCGTCTCGCGCCGGGCCGAATTTCCTAGCGCCTTTACCCTGCCCTATCGAAGGGGAGGAGAATAA